In the genome of Aspergillus luchuensis IFO 4308 DNA, chromosome 2, nearly complete sequence, one region contains:
- a CDS encoding CTD kinase subunit gamma (COG:S;~EggNog:ENOG410PMAC;~InterPro:IPR024638,IPR024637,IPR042326,IPR006569, IPR008942;~PFAM:PF04818,PF12350,PF12243;~go_component: GO:0070692 - CTDK-1 complex [Evidence IEA];~go_process: GO:0032786 - positive regulation of DNA-templated transcription, elongation [Evidence IEA]) — protein sequence MMVDPFEVRMRFTAQLQHLNASVTSSQKAAHYALKYRDMDEDLHSCILEQLERNNMNNRANIMYFIEQFCDMATKEDHAPYVRMIQRDILRIVDCVAPADGSGAANVKHVRRVLNGLQSKEILSAETIAEIDAGLKDRETHPAHLDLEAEEGGAGGDGGGDARSKHGTPRGSKGSGMRVDKRQIEQRIEEDRERNKRLRESMWTVSGDDGDEHGKFWDEASDIGEDDFLAANEEVMERRQMIGAR from the exons ATGATGGTCGATCCCTTCGAGGTGCGCATGCGCTTCACGGCGCAGCTGCAGCACCTTAACGCCTCGGTGACCTCATCCCAAAAAGCGGCGCATTATGCGCTCAAATACCGCGACATGGACGAGGACCTACACTCGTGCATCCTGGAGCAATTAGAAAGA AACAACATGAACAACCGCGCCAACATCATGTACTTCATCGAACAGTTCTGCGACATGGCCACGAAAGAAGACCACGCGCCCTACGTTCGCATGATTCAACGCGACATCCTCCGTATCGTTGATTGCGTCGCACCCGCCGACGGCTCCGGCGCCGCGAACGTCAAACACGTCCGTCGAGTCCTGAACGGTCTACAGAGCAAGGAGATCCTCTCCGCCGAGACGATCGCGGAGATTGATGCGGGCTTGAAGGATCGGGAAACTCACCCTGCGCATCTGGATTtggaagccgaagaagggggtgctggtggtgatggtggtggtgacgcGAGGTCCAAGCATGGAACGCCGAGAGGGTCCAAGGGCAGTGGGATGCGTGTGGATAAACGGCAGATTGAGCAGCGGATTGAAGAGGATCGAGAACGGAATAAGCGACTACGGGAGAGTATGTGGACGGttagtggggatgatggggatgagcaTGGGAAGTTTTGGGATGAGGCGAGTGATATTGGAGAGGATGATTTCTTGGCTGCGAATGAGGAGGTGATGGAGCGGAGGCAGATGATTGGTGCGAGGTGA